From one Cygnus olor isolate bCygOlo1 chromosome 26, bCygOlo1.pri.v2, whole genome shotgun sequence genomic stretch:
- the LOC121060058 gene encoding uncharacterized protein LOC121060058, translated as MPTAARRAGRGSLVPARVFGRVSPTSCQINIYSPIYLFAFVAENSRGVFFFLLLFCFVLFCSPCVFLAARRWREGLLQLCWLQPFQLLPPARRSAPLLYGGARLAAAFSPLALGQEVTTLLGSQGADLGDRGFPRLRYGGHETDERGAVDTSHPHSASVSCRNPSLWVSFGSCCWFVGTVGVCTAPVAPRGLQDPPVSTCRRCPPAPWCLPGSLHNPGPPALRLPSAFIPITANLPVHFLFHFTPGAKQRAARASPSLQLRSSLPRSHRLLPGARRGAARRPPCPGSPFPALPLVFLPFLPPCHRRASPEDGDRGSAWLRHLAAASSWRGSSCSQSSLHLPKAAPDVRGAVTEPELGVP; from the coding sequence ATGCCGACGGCTGCTCGTCGTGCTGGGAGAGGAAGCCTGGTGCCAGCGCGTGTTTTTGGAAGGGTTTCTCCGACTTCCTGTCAAATCAATATTTATTCACCAAtctatttgtttgcttttgtcgCTGAAAACTCTCGtggcgtttttttttttttgttgttgttttgttttgttttgttttgttcccctTGCGTATTTTTGGCTGCGCGGCGCTGGCGAGaggggctgctccagctctgctggctccaGCCGTTCCAGCTGCTTCCTCCAGCCCGGCGCTCGGCGCCACTGTTGTACGGAGGGGCTCGGCTGGCCGCAGCCTTCTCCCCGCTCGCGCTTGGGCAGGAGGTGACAACGCTGCTGGGATCGCAAGGGGCTGACCTCGGAGACCGTGGTTTTCCACGGCTGCGGTATGGGGGCCACGAGACCGATGAGCGGGGTGCAGTGGACACCAGCCACCCCCACAGTGCTTCGGTCTCCTGCAGAAACCCGAGCCTTTGGGTTTCCTTTGGCTCCTGTTGCTGGTTTGTAGGCACGGTAGGGGTGTGCACAGCCCCTGTtgccccccgggggctgcaggacccCCCTGTATCCACCTGCAGGCGCTGCCCTCCGGCCCCGTGGTGCCTCCCCGGCAGCCTGCACAACCCCGGCCCTCCAGCCCTGCGGTTGCCCTCAGCTTTTATTCCCATCACCGCGAACCTTCCCGTTCATTTCTTGTTCCACTTCACACCGGGAGCAAAACAAAGAGCGGCTCGAGCATCGCCCTCCCTCCAGCTGCGCTCCTCCCTCCCCCGCTCCCACCGGCTCCTTCCCGGAGCCCGTCGGGGTGCTGCTCGTCGCCCTCCCTGCCCGGGCTCTCCTTTTCCTGCCCTGCCTCTCGTTTTcctgcccttccttcccccgTGCCACCGTCGTGCTTCGCCTGAGGATGGGGACCGAGGCTCTGCGTGGCTGCGGCACCTcgctgctgcttccagctggcGCGGCTCCAGCTGCTCGCAGAGCTCCTTGCACCTGCCCAAAGCTGCGCCCGACGTCCGCGGGGCCGTGACGGAGCCGGAGCTGGGGGTGCCATAA